From Candidatus Cloacimonadota bacterium, one genomic window encodes:
- a CDS encoding carboxypeptidase regulatory-like domain-containing protein has translation MNLNKLLLIVLILSLGTFSGLFAQVNITIGDGTGSNTTTGAPTPYGTFYKNFHQQFLYRVSEIEDAGGGAGPINSLAFNVINLNNCTAMPNFSIKIKTTTQTELTTTFEVGEYTEVFFQNDFMPVAGMNVHTFNTPFQWDGASNIIVDIITTLIPGSYAQNASVQLTETGFNSSLRYQSDSIDASTSATGTLSMNRSNVTFNMTAVQVTDPPNPANMISPADGSTILSNSASLIWSSGGGIPSGYKVYFGTTNPPPFVEDIGFNYIYDVADLLGETTYYWQIVPYNTIGDATNCPVWSFSTLRANQLAESFESTVFPPVGWANGSTGNWTRSTSTPLFHGVAHAYKFTSTTLEYYLSTPMLSVVAGDSFEFYTRATNTSQVLRVGYSTDRVQWTQIGGDITYAATGIWYPVNIDLSTLAGNNYYFAFITPLATSTGSIYVDHVIGPDLASLAPGAPILTAPVDEAVDVSNFPTLSWTAALTGGVPNEYSIYLDANPNPTTLIGTSATTSYTLETALTYSTQYYWKVVASNDAGASEASEVFSFTVLDNPTISTFPWIEDFGTVTGDWPVLNWTQLSGIFPTVDGTSTQWYRDEWLNGPTGNNAAKINIYGTTRKGWLVTPPVALPDGGYELKFDLGLTDYANSDPIEDPTSQQDDKFIVAMSDTPNMSNPVTLREWNNTGSEYVYNQIPHTGTEVTLYLTGVSGTKYFAFYGESTVSGGDNDLFVDNVQVRQTPTGPVFTINPTEHDFGTVLVGAAPSREFLVSNTGIGALTINSIDLTGDQYFTLSGLPTLPLVLNIGESFVFSAVYAPTAEGEHAATITIIDNLGRTTHTVPLQGEGFDATITTLPASENWDTAVVPDFPLGWSTIYNATTTSAYLRTSTTSPYSTPNCVQMANSSDANAQLYLISPPVSTEIPVNGLRVRIMAKGGTNYVLDVGTMSNPADAATFVLAQQLNVVSNWNEYVVNLTNHTPAGQFIAVRHGLGATNHTIYIDDVSLELIAANDLAAVNITGNSTPPVNTEVTYNISIYNNGTASQSTYQVKLFNSSDVELSSAAGITVAPGATVEVPVSWTPTVEGLVTLYGKVVLAGDVNPDNDRTADMGVNVTAEDVFIVEVGNGTEVNGETAAPTPYGTYYKNFRQQYLYTAADLIAHGCVPGMIYALAFNVQDVRTCSAMPNYRIRLKNTTQTELNTTFEVGEYTQVWQHPNFLPQNGWNMHVFTTPFLWDGASNVIVDILTDLIPGGYTRNAGVYYTPTSFNSCLRYQSDSSPADQATTGSLSLNRANTRFYLNVEDMGSLTGTVTENGNPLNNVTITIEDTVFNTTTNNNGIYTFTHAPIGTHTVTATKNGYTPVSHTVTINVDQQTVQDFAMTGTPEISISHTEWNFGDINLGGSASQDFSITNIGGGNLGIESITISGSATFVLSNLPALPTDLLNEEAIVFTTTYTPNSLNDDTATITIVDDQGTRHVFGSMNANATAKNSIGNRSNNLNRESHTILLSGTGVNDITIGAGDQEAYIPLNFFYNNSLFETIYTVEEMNGFVGMITGVRFYTNFNSAHPDKPAKIWLGSTTQTDLTAGYIPSTNLTLVFDGTMSYPAGEGVVTFEFPEYYMHLDGGNLVMMVQRPMDTSWVSGKYFKTQTVGTNRSRNANSDGTTYDPANPPDGTLSGQFPKTTFVVIPGGVGHITGTVLGENNVPLQGVQVTLSGNPTTTTDVNGGFFIPNILPGEYTLGFSIYGYISQDYPFELEEDETEVVNITLQPMPKVSVSGTIQASDTSVGIAGASIRLQGYAEYSLTTNALGEFTSGPVVYANENYQYSISAPGYSSLTGTIEVGATDYSMGVIVMSEIAYAPTDVVAELSESGSSVEIEWSAPDPNAMEILESFEGELFPPADWSQIITCTGGANSLGVFPTWHKYSTINDAIPIVPTDGTYQSGLTWYNGHQDEWLITNIFNCPPDAYMTFDTYLNMGSQMGDHYYVKISADNGVTWDVLWDGATQPMGNNHYSTPIHVDISAYNGQQVQMAFQAEDPPDDAGLWEVWYIDNIYIGNFVERVSTTFTGSGIGTKSTNPQNNLRQQNNALRSAEPASETKVNGRALVGYRVWRLVTGTEESETTWTLLNEEVTSNTFFEDDGWNGLANGSYRWAVKAVYTSEVLSSAAFSNSIVKDQQTGNFQGRVTNAGQGIPGATVSTNTDISATTNSQGYYNLTVPAGTYTLTASKTDYLSLEVANMTVAAGQNVTVNFNLIHVSAEDDVSAVSVTVLNSNYPNPFNPETTISYDLKDAGMVRIDVFNLKGQLVRTLVNEEQASGRYRLVFNGKDYRGNPLSTGVYFYRMKTGNYQSTKKMMLME, from the coding sequence GCGGATGGTAGCACCATTTTATCCAATAGCGCTTCTCTGATCTGGTCTTCCGGTGGCGGAATTCCCAGTGGCTACAAGGTGTATTTTGGCACCACAAATCCACCTCCTTTCGTAGAAGATATCGGTTTCAACTACATTTATGACGTTGCAGACCTTTTGGGTGAAACTACGTACTATTGGCAGATAGTTCCCTACAATACTATCGGAGATGCCACCAACTGCCCTGTGTGGAGCTTCAGCACCCTGAGGGCAAACCAATTGGCTGAAAGCTTTGAAAGCACTGTCTTCCCGCCCGTTGGATGGGCAAACGGGAGTACCGGGAACTGGACTCGCAGTACTTCTACTCCGCTGTTCCATGGCGTTGCTCATGCCTACAAATTTACTTCAACTACCCTTGAATACTATCTTTCTACTCCTATGTTGAGCGTTGTCGCAGGCGATAGCTTCGAATTCTATACCCGCGCTACAAACACTTCGCAGGTCTTGAGAGTAGGTTATTCCACCGATAGAGTGCAATGGACTCAGATTGGCGGGGACATTACTTATGCCGCTACAGGTATTTGGTATCCCGTGAACATAGACCTTAGTACTTTAGCGGGCAACAACTATTATTTCGCATTCATAACTCCTCTCGCCACCTCAACTGGCAGTATTTATGTGGATCATGTGATTGGTCCCGATTTAGCTTCGTTAGCCCCGGGAGCGCCTATATTGACGGCTCCTGTAGACGAAGCGGTGGATGTGAGCAACTTCCCCACTCTTTCCTGGACAGCCGCCCTTACCGGAGGTGTGCCAAATGAGTATAGCATTTATCTGGATGCAAACCCCAATCCTACTACATTGATTGGCACATCTGCGACTACCAGCTATACTCTGGAAACTGCATTGACATATAGTACTCAATACTACTGGAAAGTTGTAGCCAGCAATGATGCTGGAGCCAGCGAAGCCAGTGAGGTATTCAGCTTTACCGTGTTGGATAATCCCACTATATCCACTTTCCCCTGGATCGAGGATTTTGGTACTGTTACAGGCGATTGGCCGGTGTTGAACTGGACCCAACTGAGCGGAATATTCCCCACTGTAGATGGTACTAGTACACAGTGGTACAGAGACGAATGGCTAAATGGGCCCACCGGAAACAACGCTGCCAAGATCAATATCTATGGAACCACTCGCAAGGGCTGGCTGGTAACTCCTCCCGTAGCACTTCCTGATGGGGGCTACGAGCTGAAGTTTGATCTGGGATTGACCGATTATGCCAATAGCGATCCCATCGAAGATCCTACGTCTCAGCAGGATGATAAATTCATCGTAGCCATGAGCGATACTCCAAATATGAGCAATCCCGTGACTCTGCGCGAATGGAATAACACCGGTAGTGAATATGTGTACAACCAGATTCCACATACTGGAACCGAAGTAACCTTGTACTTGACCGGAGTATCCGGAACCAAATACTTTGCTTTCTATGGTGAATCAACCGTATCCGGAGGGGACAACGACCTCTTTGTGGACAATGTACAGGTACGCCAGACTCCTACTGGTCCCGTGTTCACGATCAATCCCACTGAACACGACTTTGGCACTGTACTTGTGGGAGCAGCTCCCAGCAGAGAGTTCTTGGTCTCAAACACCGGTATAGGTGCGCTTACCATCAATAGTATAGATCTGACCGGTGACCAGTATTTCACGCTGAGTGGCTTACCTACTCTGCCTCTCGTTTTGAATATCGGCGAGTCATTTGTTTTTAGCGCCGTTTACGCTCCCACCGCTGAAGGTGAACACGCGGCGACCATAACCATTATCGACAACCTGGGCAGGACTACTCATACAGTACCTCTTCAGGGCGAAGGTTTTGATGCCACCATTACTACTTTGCCTGCCAGTGAGAATTGGGATACTGCCGTAGTTCCTGATTTCCCCTTGGGTTGGAGCACAATATATAATGCCACCACCACCTCGGCTTATCTGAGAACCAGCACCACCTCTCCATATAGCACGCCCAATTGCGTGCAGATGGCAAATTCCAGTGACGCAAACGCACAACTGTATCTGATATCACCTCCTGTAAGTACCGAAATACCGGTGAACGGACTTCGCGTAAGGATAATGGCAAAAGGAGGCACAAACTATGTGCTGGATGTCGGTACAATGTCCAATCCTGCCGATGCGGCGACCTTTGTACTGGCTCAGCAGTTAAACGTAGTATCCAACTGGAATGAATATGTGGTGAACCTCACCAACCACACTCCAGCAGGTCAATTCATCGCTGTCAGACACGGCTTGGGCGCTACTAATCACACCATTTACATTGATGATGTGAGCTTGGAGCTGATCGCGGCAAACGATCTTGCTGCTGTGAACATAACTGGAAACAGCACACCTCCGGTGAATACCGAGGTTACTTATAACATCAGTATTTACAATAATGGTACGGCATCACAGAGCACATATCAGGTAAAACTGTTCAATTCCAGCGATGTGGAGCTGAGTTCTGCAGCAGGAATTACAGTTGCTCCCGGCGCTACCGTGGAAGTTCCTGTTAGCTGGACTCCTACCGTGGAAGGTCTGGTTACTTTGTATGGAAAGGTAGTCCTTGCCGGCGACGTGAATCCTGATAATGACAGAACTGCAGACATGGGAGTAAACGTTACTGCCGAAGATGTGTTTATAGTGGAGGTTGGTAACGGGACTGAAGTGAATGGCGAGACAGCTGCACCTACACCTTACGGAACATATTACAAGAACTTCCGTCAACAGTATCTCTACACTGCTGCTGATTTGATTGCTCACGGATGTGTACCCGGGATGATCTATGCCCTGGCCTTCAATGTTCAGGATGTTAGAACCTGCTCAGCCATGCCGAACTACAGAATCCGCCTGAAGAACACTACCCAAACCGAGCTCAATACTACATTCGAAGTCGGCGAATACACACAGGTATGGCAACATCCAAACTTCCTGCCTCAAAACGGCTGGAATATGCACGTATTTACCACTCCTTTCCTCTGGGACGGTGCTTCGAACGTGATCGTGGATATCCTCACCGATCTTATTCCCGGCGGCTACACCAGAAACGCTGGAGTTTACTATACTCCTACCTCCTTCAACAGTTGCCTGCGTTATCAGAGTGACAGCAGTCCGGCAGATCAAGCTACAACCGGTTCACTCTCTCTAAATCGTGCCAATACCAGGTTCTACCTGAATGTGGAAGACATGGGCAGCCTTACCGGTACTGTAACCGAAAACGGTAATCCGCTCAACAACGTTACTATTACGATCGAAGATACGGTGTTCAATACCACTACAAACAACAATGGTATTTACACCTTTACCCATGCACCGATCGGGACTCACACGGTAACAGCCACTAAAAACGGATATACTCCAGTTAGTCACACTGTTACCATCAATGTGGATCAACAAACCGTTCAGGACTTTGCGATGACCGGTACTCCTGAGATCAGTATCAGTCACACGGAATGGAATTTTGGTGACATTAACCTGGGCGGTTCTGCCAGCCAGGACTTCAGCATCACAAATATTGGCGGTGGCAACCTTGGTATCGAATCGATCACGATATCCGGAAGTGCTACCTTCGTACTTAGCAATCTTCCAGCTTTACCGACGGATCTGCTGAACGAAGAAGCCATAGTCTTCACGACCACCTATACACCAAACTCACTCAACGATGATACCGCAACCATTACCATTGTCGATGATCAGGGAACCCGCCATGTGTTTGGCAGCATGAATGCGAATGCTACAGCCAAAAACAGCATCGGAAATCGCTCGAACAATCTCAACCGCGAAAGTCACACCATCTTGCTTAGCGGAACAGGCGTGAACGATATTACCATCGGCGCTGGAGACCAAGAAGCATACATCCCGTTGAACTTCTTCTACAACAACTCTCTCTTTGAGACTATCTATACCGTAGAAGAAATGAACGGCTTCGTAGGAATGATCACCGGTGTAAGGTTCTACACAAACTTCAACAGCGCTCATCCAGATAAACCGGCAAAGATATGGCTTGGTTCCACTACTCAGACAGATCTGACTGCAGGTTATATCCCTTCCACAAACCTGACTCTTGTGTTTGACGGAACGATGAGTTATCCCGCCGGTGAAGGTGTAGTAACTTTCGAATTTCCAGAATACTACATGCACTTGGACGGTGGAAATCTCGTGATGATGGTGCAAAGACCCATGGACACAAGTTGGGTCAGCGGAAAGTACTTCAAGACTCAAACGGTAGGAACTAATCGTAGCCGAAATGCAAATAGCGATGGTACCACATATGATCCTGCCAATCCTCCGGATGGTACGCTTAGCGGTCAATTCCCCAAGACCACATTTGTGGTGATTCCCGGCGGTGTAGGGCACATCACTGGAACGGTTCTGGGAGAGAATAACGTACCGCTGCAAGGAGTACAAGTTACTTTGAGCGGCAATCCCACCACCACTACAGATGTGAATGGCGGATTTTTCATTCCAAATATTCTACCTGGCGAATACACGCTTGGCTTCAGTATATATGGATACATCAGCCAGGACTATCCTTTTGAACTGGAAGAAGATGAAACCGAGGTCGTAAATATCACTTTGCAACCCATGCCCAAAGTATCGGTATCCGGCACTATTCAAGCCAGCGATACCTCCGTGGGCATCGCTGGTGCCAGCATCAGACTACAGGGTTATGCAGAATACAGCCTTACCACAAACGCTCTGGGTGAATTCACATCCGGTCCTGTGGTCTATGCCAATGAAAACTACCAATACTCAATCTCGGCTCCGGGATACAGCAGTCTTACCGGTACCATCGAAGTAGGCGCCACAGATTATAGTATGGGTGTGATCGTCATGTCCGAAATAGCCTATGCACCCACGGATGTTGTTGCTGAACTCAGCGAGTCAGGCAGTTCCGTAGAGATAGAGTGGAGCGCTCCGGATCCGAACGCAATGGAGATATTGGAAAGCTTCGAAGGCGAGCTCTTCCCGCCTGCAGATTGGTCTCAGATCATTACCTGTACCGGTGGAGCAAATAGCTTGGGTGTATTTCCCACCTGGCACAAATATAGCACCATCAACGATGCAATACCCATTGTTCCTACTGACGGAACCTATCAAAGCGGACTTACGTGGTATAACGGGCATCAGGACGAATGGTTGATTACCAATATCTTCAACTGCCCTCCGGATGCCTATATGACCTTCGATACCTATCTCAATATGGGATCCCAAATGGGTGATCACTATTATGTAAAGATATCGGCAGACAACGGAGTCACATGGGATGTCCTCTGGGATGGCGCTACCCAACCTATGGGAAACAACCATTACAGCACCCCCATTCATGTGGATATCAGCGCTTATAACGGACAACAGGTACAGATGGCTTTCCAAGCCGAGGATCCGCCCGATGATGCAGGACTTTGGGAAGTGTGGTATATAGACAACATCTACATTGGCAACTTTGTAGAAAGAGTATCCACCACCTTCACCGGCTCCGGAATTGGCACAAAGAGCACAAATCCGCAGAATAACCTCAGACAGCAGAACAATGCTCTACGTAGTGCGGAACCCGCTTCTGAAACCAAAGTAAATGGCAGAGCTCTGGTGGGCTACCGGGTATGGCGCCTTGTAACCGGAACAGAGGAAAGTGAAACCACATGGACCTTGCTGAACGAAGAAGTAACCAGCAATACTTTCTTTGAAGACGATGGTTGGAACGGTCTGGCAAACGGTAGTTACAGATGGGCTGTGAAAGCAGTCTATACTTCCGAGGTGTTGTCTTCAGCTGCCTTCTCAAACAGCATAGTAAAAGACCAACAGACAGGTAACTTCCAGGGACGTGTAACCAATGCCGGACAAGGAATTCCCGGAGCTACGGTGAGCACCAATACCGATATTTCTGCAACCACGAACTCTCAGGGATACTATAACCTTACCGTACCGGCAGGTACCTATACCCTTACCGCCAGCAAAACGGATTACCTCTCTCTTGAGGTTGCGAATATGACTGTGGCAGCCGGGCAGAATGTGACCGTGAACTTCAACCTGATCCATGTATCTGCGGAAGATGATGTATCTGCGGTTTCGGTAACAGTTCTGAACTCCAACTACCCGAATCCTTTCAATCCGGAGACCACAATCAGTTACGACCTCAAGGATGCAGGCATGGTTCGCATCGATGTCTTCAACTTGAAAGGTCAGCTTGTGCGTACACTGGTCAATGAAGAACAAGCTTCGGGCAGATACCGCTTAGTATTCAATGGTAAAGACTACAGAGGAAACCCGCTTTCCACTGGTGTTTATTTCTATCGCATGAAAACCGGTAACTACCAAAGCACAAAAAAGATGATGCTAATGGAATAA
- a CDS encoding GerW family sporulation protein: MKMDSLFSKIKSTIQSGAGANLSIGNPSKIGDVSVVPVARVSFMFGGGAGKSPNRKQEKKTLPENSENPEETPKNEGFGGGGSVKTDPVGIYLIKNETAKFYPIISVREIVTIFSLLGLLLLKIYKLKRKR, translated from the coding sequence ATGAAAATGGACAGTCTTTTTTCGAAAATTAAAAGCACAATCCAAAGCGGTGCGGGCGCAAACCTCAGTATCGGCAACCCATCGAAAATAGGTGATGTCTCAGTAGTTCCGGTTGCCCGCGTGTCTTTCATGTTTGGTGGGGGAGCTGGAAAATCTCCCAATCGAAAACAAGAAAAGAAAACCCTGCCGGAAAATTCCGAAAATCCGGAAGAAACACCGAAAAATGAGGGCTTCGGCGGTGGTGGCAGCGTTAAAACTGATCCCGTAGGCATATATCTCATCAAGAATGAAACTGCAAAGTTCTATCCCATAATCTCAGTCCGTGAGATCGTAACCATATTCAGCCTTCTTGGCCTCTTGCTGTTGAAAATCTACAAACTCAAACGTAAGCGATGA
- a CDS encoding lipoate--protein ligase yields MLSIFSPSNYAPFNIALEEYLLNHFSEDCFLLYINEPCIIVGRFQNTMAEINYQWVHHHEIPVVRRLTGGGTVFHDLGNLNFSFIMRNTDDETANFERYTKPVLEVLNELGVPAILQGRNDLTIKGMKFSGNAKLVQNGTTLQHGTILFNSHVESLVQALKVNPIKFSDKAVKSVRSRVTNVIDHLPQVMKLGEFIPLVRNKVHSLYTDATDYTLSIDDRQAVQELVDRKYGTWEWNYGKSPQYNLANAIKTKVGTIELYLDVSNGIITSLRVFGDFFGSKDLRDLELCFSGISHTHESVREILERCSYRSYFGDVDLNDLVNAMF; encoded by the coding sequence ATGCTTAGTATTTTTAGCCCCTCAAATTATGCTCCCTTCAATATCGCTCTCGAAGAATATCTGTTGAACCACTTTTCAGAAGATTGTTTCCTGCTGTACATCAATGAACCTTGCATCATAGTGGGCAGATTTCAGAACACTATGGCCGAGATCAATTATCAATGGGTACATCATCACGAAATACCGGTGGTTCGCAGATTAACTGGAGGCGGAACGGTTTTCCACGATTTGGGTAACTTGAATTTTAGCTTTATCATGCGCAATACCGACGATGAAACTGCCAATTTTGAACGATATACCAAGCCTGTCCTGGAAGTCTTGAACGAGCTGGGTGTTCCAGCTATTTTGCAGGGGCGCAACGATCTTACAATCAAGGGTATGAAGTTTTCCGGAAATGCCAAATTGGTGCAAAACGGGACTACCCTGCAACACGGCACCATTCTGTTCAATTCCCATGTGGAATCCCTTGTGCAAGCGCTCAAGGTAAATCCCATCAAGTTTTCCGATAAGGCCGTCAAATCAGTTCGCTCCAGAGTTACAAACGTGATTGATCACCTGCCGCAGGTCATGAAGCTGGGTGAATTTATTCCCCTGGTGCGAAACAAAGTCCACAGCCTTTATACAGATGCTACAGATTACACTCTCTCCATCGATGACCGTCAGGCAGTGCAGGAATTGGTGGATCGCAAGTATGGAACCTGGGAGTGGAACTATGGCAAGAGTCCTCAATACAACCTTGCCAATGCCATCAAAACCAAGGTAGGTACCATAGAATTGTATCTGGATGTATCCAATGGCATCATTACCAGCCTGCGCGTTTTCGGCGATTTCTTTGGTTCCAAAGACCTCAGGGACTTGGAATTGTGCTTCAGTGGCATATCCCACACCCACGAAAGTGTGCGTGAGATTCTGGAACGTTGCTCCTATCGGTCATATTTCGGTGACGTGGATTTGAATGATTTGGTAAATGCTATGTTCTAA